TATGGCCTCCTTAAGCTCTTCCGTAAGGTCCTACACTCCTACCTACCAACACTTTGAATTCTAGGGACAAACCTGGTAAGCACAAAAATCTAGTCGAATATATGAGGTTTCCTGTATCTGAGGAGCGTGGACATTGTTACCGAGTTCATTGTCTGATGCACTTTTTCTCAAACATTCTTAAAGCTTCTGGTGATCCATGCCCCCCAACACCTTGAAAATTTTGTTCGTACAGGGCAAGCATCAGGTACAAGCATAAGGCAGGTTAACAAGCTGCACCGCATTCACAATTGATCATCTGAAGAAGAATGGGAACCTATGAGTAAATAAAGGTATGGTGTTTTCAACTATGGAGGTGCAATATTAGATTCAGATAAAAAAATATACAATTGGATTCGGTAATGAAATTGCATGTGTTGGATTCAGATCGTCTACCTACCTAATGAAGTGATGCCGCTCCAACTAACAAACTCTGCAGAATACATTAATGCCAAAATACAGGGGGAAAGAGAAAAATCAAAGAATTTTGCCTGATGTTGCAGAGGAAACAGGCCAATTCAATACATCCTTCTAATGTCACCTCACAGAACACTATTGGCTGGGAATTTTCACCTTGAAACCTATAAAATGTAAGACCTTAAAAGGATGAGACCACAGTTTTGACTTTTAGGGCAAACTCCAGCCACAAGCATAAGAACTGCAGGTCAAAGTATCATCAGGTTTCCAATAAATCATCTCAAGTCTGAAAAAGTTAAGAAAATAATAGTATAGAAATTTGTGCTGTTGCATATCTACCCTCCAATAATGAATGGTGACGTACTGTTAGATTCAAATCACCTAAAGCATAGGGGATTCAGAAATGAAATTTCAAATGGAAATTGTATTAAAATCGAAAATCTAGATCAATGGTATGCGCTCAACCAGTAAATTGGGCACAATTCATTCAAATGGCTACATACAGAGGGAAACATACAATCAGGATTGCCCTGTTCCTACTGAGGaaacaaaccaaaccaaaacagttattcTAAATGTCAATTCACAGAACTACTGACTGGATGCTTCACGTGGAGCAGATCCGCAAGAACTAGGAGATGCAGACCCAGACGCCGAGGACGATAAGCGCGGTGCCgagcgcggccggcgcggggcgCACGCGCTCGCCAAGAATCGCAGCGGTGACGGCCGTGGCGGCGAAGGTGACGGCGTTGGTGACGGGCACGGCGACCGAGATGGGAGCAGCGCCGAGGAGCGCGAAGAAGGCCGCGGATGCGCACAGGTTGGCGGCAAACGGCGCCGAGTACTGCCACGTCAGGAGGAGGGCTGCCCACCGCCGGAGGACGCTGCTGGATGgggaggcgcgggcgcggcggtccCAGACGAGCGCTCCCCGGCGCATGAGCGCGTTGGTCGCGCCCCACACCAGGCCCACCGCCACCATGCTCGCCGCGTCGCCCCTGCCTGCTGCCATGGCAGGCGCGGCGCCCCTGCTTGACTTGGCGAGGGGAGTGGGTAGTGGCTGGATCTGGGCACGGGCATCTGGGTCGACAAATTTCAATGTTGGGGACCAAATACAAGCGGCTTTCACTTTCCCTTTCAGCAAGGGGATTCTAATTTTCGGTTAACCGTAGGGAGGGCTCCCTACCGTCAATCTTCCAACCAtccgttttttttcttttttaatcacattttgttgttttctgataaaactttttcagagaaattttcaagaaaaatttttggagagaaaaagaaaaaaactttgATTAGAAAAATTTGAAAGAGAAAGTTTTGAGAAAACATTGAAGAAAAACCATTTACATCCAAACTAAAAAAAGTTTGGGAAAATCTTTTAcatccaaaaataaaaaaaaggaaaaaaaaggaaacaaaccTTGTTACATCAGCCAGCTCACCGCCGCTACCGGAGGGGGGGAGCCCACCGCTAGCTGGCCGCGCCACTCGTCCCGAAGGGGCGAAGCTGCGGAGCTCCCTGAATGGAGACGCAGGCTTTGTCCAGGCCATGCATCCTGGCCTGCCGCGGGAGTTCCGGACACCGGCCCGCCGCCTCCTTGCTCGCCGCTAAAATCCACGCCTCCTTTTGTGGAACTCCGTGCCTGCTCGGTGCCGGCAAGAGGATCATCGCCGGAAAAGAATCCACCGAAGAGAAGTAAGAGGGGGCGGAAAAGGAGAAGACTAGCAGCTGAACGAAGATGGAAGGAGATAGCGATGCTCATGTGGGATGCCCCATGTGAATGGTCTGTGCCTTCTGCGGACTGGGCTGGCGCTGATCTGATCGACCGTGAGATGGCTTCTATCCAGGCGACTGTAGAAACAAACAGTACTATGTTTTAGTATTTGAAACTCGTGTGCCTTTCATAATTCTATCCCATCACATGAATTTATTCAGTTTGGGAGTTTTCCATCTATTTTTTACATTATGCCTCGGGTTGTAGGCGGGGTGGGTTCTTCTACGAGCCCACGAACCCATACCGCAAAATTCTCGTACATGGCTGATGCGGTCCAACGGTAAAATTCTAGTGGCCCGATATTGGCCAGCTAGCCAAAGCCCACGGAGGAGTACGAAACCCGCAATACCCTCAAGAACCAGCAACTTCTTTCGCATCCGCTTTCCTTGCGGAAgctggcggccgccgccgcgtcgacaTCCCCACCCTGCAGCAATCAACGTCTCCATCTAGTAGCCCATCATCTGCTCCTCACGCCGCGCACTGCGAAGTCACTCGAGCCGAGGGTTTGACCCCAACGCCCCTACAGTCGTGCTGCCaccgctgcagcgccgccgtcgtAACACCCTAAATTTTACTTCTAAAACTGATCATAATAGTTATATAGTTTTTTGAGTAAAAAGGAATTAATTTTACTTTTAAAACGGATCATAAGAGCTGcgctgccgctcgccggcgttATCCGCCGCCGATGGCTACCGATCCAATCCGGACCGTCAGATCAAGATCCGACGGCTGGAGGCCGACCCAACAGAGTCAACAGAGGACATACCGGTCAACTGTGACACCTTTGCACAAAAGCCCTTCTGTTTCGgctaaatcaacccgcagtccatctctaTTCAAAATTAATGCTGTTTTGGTCCTAGTTTTTGCATAAAACCCCCTGAGCTTacctaaaatagaacccgccatccagattTCCCTTCTTATACATTGGCCCTcatgtttttttataaaattatgttttagccctccgTTTCTTGCTGTTAAGCCCTTTTTATCAGTTTTCCTCGCAAGTGAGCCCCTGTAAAACTGTTTTTAGCATAACTTTACCATTTTAACtctgttttaagcgttcttaGTACCGTTTCGATTGTTGCAATGCGTAGAACCTGTTTTCAAGTGTTTTATCTCTGTTCTTCATTAATTGGTGTACTGATTTAGTTTATTTCCAttatttgcttgtatgtgctCGTGTTGCTTAGCGTGTTCGTGTTGATTAGACGAAGAGCCGTTTGAGAACCTTCAAGATCAAGATTTTGAagactttgagcagcagcaagtgaacgaggaaggcaagtatattccTTGATCTTATTTGTTCCTACTCACATTTACTTTACGCTTGCATGCATTAAATTGGTTGCGTACCTATTATCCTTAttgttatccatgtccttgaatTGCCGGGCTTTCTTTTATAAAAGCCTTGGATAGTTTGCTTAGCCGGTGAACAATGGTTATGGGTGGTTTATGAAAGCTCTATACTTGTCACAAGGTTTACACTCTTTGATGAACATTATGATACTTTGATAATGATAATTAAAATCAACAATGGAGCGACCACCCGGGGAAACAGCGCAACCACAAGGACTATATGGCTctagtcttggctgattaattagatttctctAGCTTGTTAGTAGCTTACCGAAAGGCACAAGGGGGGGGGGAGACTAGGTTCGAGAGGGGTACTCGGCCTGCCAGAGGGGTTTTTGTTACGCCCACGGGGTACGCTCGCTCTGGGGGAGGGTGCATTCGCCTAGCGGCTGAAACCTCAGCGGACTACTACTGGTTAGATAGTCTTTGttaagg
This sequence is a window from Panicum virgatum strain AP13 chromosome 7K, P.virgatum_v5, whole genome shotgun sequence. Protein-coding genes within it:
- the LOC120639643 gene encoding transmembrane protein 234 homolog, with the translated sequence MAAGRGDAASMVAVGLVWGATNALMRRGALVWDRRARASPSSSVLRRWAALLLTWQYSAPFAANLCASAAFFALLGAAPISVAVPVTNAVTFAATAVTAAILGERVRPAPAALGTALIVLGVWVCIS